One Setaria viridis chromosome 5, Setaria_viridis_v4.0, whole genome shotgun sequence genomic region harbors:
- the LOC117858049 gene encoding casein kinase 1-like protein HD16 isoform X2 — translation MDDFDSGGRSGDKAGAGAGDDGGAPPLPLTVQIGNSPTYKLERKLGKGGFGQVYVGRRISAPRLSDRNPGSNALEVALKFEHQTSKGCNYGAPYEWQVYNTLSGNHGVPRVHYKGKQAEFYIMVMDMLGPSLWDVWNNNSHSMSVEMVACIGIEAISILEKMHSKGYVHGDVKPENFLLGPPGTPDEKKLFLVDLGLATKWKDAGTGSHVDYDQRPDIFRGTVRYASVHAHLGRTGSRRDDLESLAYTLIFLLRGRLPWQGYQGENKGFLVCKKKMSTPPESLCGICPQPFRHFVEYVVNLKFDEEPNYAKCISLFDGIVGPNPDIRPINTDGAQKLIYQVGQKRGRLIVDENDDEQPKKKIRMGMPATQWISVYNARRPMKQRYHYNVADNRLLQHIQKGNEDGLFISSVASCSNLWALIMDAGTGFTSQVYELSHHFLHKEWIMEQWERNFYITALAGANNGSSLVIMSRGTQYAQQSYKVSDSFPFKWINKKWKEGFYVTAMATAGSRWAVVMSRNAGFSAQVVELDFLYPSEGIHMRWDNGYRITATAATWDQAAFILSVPRRKPTDETQETLRTSAFPSQHVKDKWSKNLYLASICYGRSVS, via the exons ATGGACGACTtcgacagcggcggccggagcggggaTAAGgcaggcgccggcgcgggcgacgacgggggcgccccgccgctgcccctgACG GTACAAATTGGAAATTCGCCAACCTATAAGCTTGAAAGGAAACTTGGAAAGGGTGGATTCGGACAAGTATATGTCGGTCGACGTATTTCTGCCCCTCGTCTCAGTGACCGGAACCCTGGTTCAAATGCTTTAGAG GTTGCGCTGAAATTTGAACATCAAACCAGCAAAGGTTGCAACTATGGAGCTCCTTATGAGTGGCAAGTTTACAA CACTCTTAGTGGAAACCATGGTGTTCCACGGGTACACTACAAAGGAAAACAGGCTGAGTTTTACATCATG GTTATGGACATGCTGGGGCCAAGCCTATGGGATGTTTGGAATAATAATTCCCACTC GATGTCTGTTGAGATGGTTGCTTGCATAGGCATAGAGGCAATCTCCATACTGGAGAAGATGCACTCTAAAGG GTATGTCCATGGTGATGTGAAACCTGAGAACTTCTTGCTTGGTCCTCCTGGTACCCCAGATGAGAAGAAGCTTTTTCTTGTTGACCTTGGATTGG CAACTAAATGGAAGGATGCTGGTACGGGGAGCCATGTTGACTATGATCAGAGACCTGATATTTTTAG GGGTACTGTTCGCTACGCTAGTGTGCATGCTCACTTGGGAAGAACTGGGAGCAGGAGAGATGACCTTGAATCCCTCGCATACAcacttatttttcttctccGTGGTCGCCTCCCTTGGCAAGGATACCAG GGAGAGAACAAAGGTTTTCTTGTCTGCAAGAAAAAGATGTCAACACCTCCAGAGTCTTTGTGTGGAATTTGCCCACAACCTTTCCGGCATTTTGTTGAGTATGTCGTGAACTTGAAATTTGATGAAGAACCAAACTATGCGAAGTGCATATCTCTTTTTGATGGCATTGTTGGCCCAAATCCAGACATAAGACCAATAAACACAGATGGTGCTCAGAAG CTAATATATCAGGTTGGCCAGAAGAGAGGCCGCTTAATAGTGGATGAAAATGATGATGAGCAACCCAAGAAAAAGATCAGAATGGGGATGCCTGCAACTCAGTGGATTAGTGTGTACAATGCCCGTCGACCTATGAAACAGAG GTACCACTACAATGTAGCTGATAATAGATTACTACAGCATATTCAAAAGGGAAATGAAGATGGCTTGTTTATCAGTTCAGTTGCCTCATGCTCAAATCTGTGGGCTTTAATTATGGATGCTGGAACCGGTTTTACATCTCAAGTATACGAACTCTCTCATCACTTTCTTCACAAG GAATGGATAATGGAGCAGTGGGAGAGAAATTTCTATATCACCGCACTGGCCGGTGCGAATAATGGCAGCTCTCTGGTGATCATGTCAAGAG GGACGCAATATGCGCAGCAGTCCTACAAAGTAAGTGATTCATTTCCCTTCAAATGGATAAACAAAAAATGGAAGGAGGGCTTTTATGTTACTGCTATGGCGACAGCTGGGAGCCGATGGGCAGTTGTCATGTCCCGCAATGCTGGTTTCAGTGCTCAG GTAGTGGAGCTTGACTTCTTATATCCAAGTGAGGGCATCCACATGCGTTGGGACAATGGTTATCGCATCACGGCAACGGCTGCCACGTGGGACCAGGCAGCCTTTATCTTGAGCGTCCCTAGGAGAAAGCCTACTGATGAAACACAGGAGACATTGAGAACATCTGCTTTCCCCAGCCAGCATGTCAAG GACAAATGGTCGAAGAACCTCTACCTTGCTTCCATTTGCTATGGAAGATCAGTATCGTGA
- the LOC117858049 gene encoding casein kinase 1-like protein HD16 isoform X1: MDDFDSGGRSGDKAGAGAGDDGGAPPLPLTVQIGNSPTYKLERKLGKGGFGQVYVGRRISAPRLSDRNPGSNALEVALKFEHQTSKGCNYGAPYEWQVYNTLSGNHGVPRVHYKGKQAEFYIMVMDMLGPSLWDVWNNNSHSMSVEMVACIGIEAISILEKMHSKGYVHGDVKPENFLLGPPGTPDEKKLFLVDLGLATKWKDAGTGSHVDYDQRPDIFRGTVRYASVHAHLGRTGSRRDDLESLAYTLIFLLRGRLPWQGYQGENKGFLVCKKKMSTPPESLCGICPQPFRHFVEYVVNLKFDEEPNYAKCISLFDGIVGPNPDIRPINTDGAQKVIHHLLLHSCNKKVIFLITNAQSDFQLIYQVGQKRGRLIVDENDDEQPKKKIRMGMPATQWISVYNARRPMKQRYHYNVADNRLLQHIQKGNEDGLFISSVASCSNLWALIMDAGTGFTSQVYELSHHFLHKEWIMEQWERNFYITALAGANNGSSLVIMSRGTQYAQQSYKVSDSFPFKWINKKWKEGFYVTAMATAGSRWAVVMSRNAGFSAQVVELDFLYPSEGIHMRWDNGYRITATAATWDQAAFILSVPRRKPTDETQETLRTSAFPSQHVKDKWSKNLYLASICYGRSVS, translated from the exons ATGGACGACTtcgacagcggcggccggagcggggaTAAGgcaggcgccggcgcgggcgacgacgggggcgccccgccgctgcccctgACG GTACAAATTGGAAATTCGCCAACCTATAAGCTTGAAAGGAAACTTGGAAAGGGTGGATTCGGACAAGTATATGTCGGTCGACGTATTTCTGCCCCTCGTCTCAGTGACCGGAACCCTGGTTCAAATGCTTTAGAG GTTGCGCTGAAATTTGAACATCAAACCAGCAAAGGTTGCAACTATGGAGCTCCTTATGAGTGGCAAGTTTACAA CACTCTTAGTGGAAACCATGGTGTTCCACGGGTACACTACAAAGGAAAACAGGCTGAGTTTTACATCATG GTTATGGACATGCTGGGGCCAAGCCTATGGGATGTTTGGAATAATAATTCCCACTC GATGTCTGTTGAGATGGTTGCTTGCATAGGCATAGAGGCAATCTCCATACTGGAGAAGATGCACTCTAAAGG GTATGTCCATGGTGATGTGAAACCTGAGAACTTCTTGCTTGGTCCTCCTGGTACCCCAGATGAGAAGAAGCTTTTTCTTGTTGACCTTGGATTGG CAACTAAATGGAAGGATGCTGGTACGGGGAGCCATGTTGACTATGATCAGAGACCTGATATTTTTAG GGGTACTGTTCGCTACGCTAGTGTGCATGCTCACTTGGGAAGAACTGGGAGCAGGAGAGATGACCTTGAATCCCTCGCATACAcacttatttttcttctccGTGGTCGCCTCCCTTGGCAAGGATACCAG GGAGAGAACAAAGGTTTTCTTGTCTGCAAGAAAAAGATGTCAACACCTCCAGAGTCTTTGTGTGGAATTTGCCCACAACCTTTCCGGCATTTTGTTGAGTATGTCGTGAACTTGAAATTTGATGAAGAACCAAACTATGCGAAGTGCATATCTCTTTTTGATGGCATTGTTGGCCCAAATCCAGACATAAGACCAATAAACACAGATGGTGCTCAGAAG GTTATACATCACCTCCTTTTGCATTCATGCAATAAAAAAGTTATCTTCTTAATAACTAATGCTCAATCGGATTTCCAGCTAATATATCAGGTTGGCCAGAAGAGAGGCCGCTTAATAGTGGATGAAAATGATGATGAGCAACCCAAGAAAAAGATCAGAATGGGGATGCCTGCAACTCAGTGGATTAGTGTGTACAATGCCCGTCGACCTATGAAACAGAG GTACCACTACAATGTAGCTGATAATAGATTACTACAGCATATTCAAAAGGGAAATGAAGATGGCTTGTTTATCAGTTCAGTTGCCTCATGCTCAAATCTGTGGGCTTTAATTATGGATGCTGGAACCGGTTTTACATCTCAAGTATACGAACTCTCTCATCACTTTCTTCACAAG GAATGGATAATGGAGCAGTGGGAGAGAAATTTCTATATCACCGCACTGGCCGGTGCGAATAATGGCAGCTCTCTGGTGATCATGTCAAGAG GGACGCAATATGCGCAGCAGTCCTACAAAGTAAGTGATTCATTTCCCTTCAAATGGATAAACAAAAAATGGAAGGAGGGCTTTTATGTTACTGCTATGGCGACAGCTGGGAGCCGATGGGCAGTTGTCATGTCCCGCAATGCTGGTTTCAGTGCTCAG GTAGTGGAGCTTGACTTCTTATATCCAAGTGAGGGCATCCACATGCGTTGGGACAATGGTTATCGCATCACGGCAACGGCTGCCACGTGGGACCAGGCAGCCTTTATCTTGAGCGTCCCTAGGAGAAAGCCTACTGATGAAACACAGGAGACATTGAGAACATCTGCTTTCCCCAGCCAGCATGTCAAG GACAAATGGTCGAAGAACCTCTACCTTGCTTCCATTTGCTATGGAAGATCAGTATCGTGA